In Candidatus Eremiobacteraceae bacterium, a genomic segment contains:
- a CDS encoding DUF2269 family protein — protein sequence MYLAFKLIHVIAVIIFLGNITVGVFWKAWADRTNNAAILAHTMEGIIKADRIFTIPGVILIVIGGVGATFAADISILRTGWVLWGLALFVLSGIAFGPLSRSQRNLLALAKAGDLNAYHAASNQWNVWGTIALVLPFIAAAIMILKPLLPAFP from the coding sequence ATGTATCTCGCATTCAAGCTCATCCACGTCATCGCCGTCATCATCTTCCTCGGCAACATCACGGTCGGCGTGTTCTGGAAAGCGTGGGCCGATCGGACGAACAACGCCGCGATCCTCGCGCACACGATGGAAGGCATCATCAAGGCCGACCGGATCTTCACGATTCCGGGCGTCATCCTCATCGTCATCGGCGGGGTCGGCGCGACGTTCGCGGCCGATATTTCTATACTACGGACGGGCTGGGTTCTCTGGGGCCTCGCGCTCTTCGTGCTTTCGGGCATCGCGTTCGGTCCGTTGTCGCGTTCGCAACGCAATCTGCTCGCACTTGCGAAGGCAGGCGATCTCAACGCGTATCACGCGGCGTCGAATCAGTGGAACGTGTGGGGTACGATCGCGCTCGTTCTTCCGTTCATCGCGGCGGCGATCATGATCCTCAAGCCGCTGCTGCCTGCGTTCCCGTAG